Proteins found in one Acropora muricata isolate sample 2 unplaced genomic scaffold, ASM3666990v1 scaffold_557, whole genome shotgun sequence genomic segment:
- the LOC136904416 gene encoding uncharacterized protein F54H12.2-like — MAAAAHPLSVPGENTSLHIFNVPVTDVSIVSSKWVDYEPVQTGTNPIEFVIKPLADYIDINKTELRMVLKITKRDGTPTGDGKKYTLINNALHSIVKQFTIKINETLVTEQSDTQAYNAYIKPY; from the coding sequence ATGGCTGCAGCAGCACACCCTCTCTCTGTTCCTGGTGAGAATACTAGTCTACATATTTTTAACGTACCTGTAACGGATGTATCGATTGTCAGTAGCAAGTGGGTGGATTACGAACCAGTGCAAACGGGAACCAACCCCATTGAGTTTGTCATCAAACCCCTGGCAGACTACATTGACATCAACAAAACGGAGTTACGAATGGTGCTGAAAATAACCAAGAGAGACGGAACTCCTACAGGTGATGGCAAGAAGTACACTCTGATCAACAACGCCCTTCACTCTATCGTTAAACAGTTTACTATCAAGATTAACGAGACACTCGTGACAGAACAATCAGACACTCAAGCTTACAATGCCTACATCAAACCATACTAA